GGGATTCGTAGGGGCGGGTTTGAAACCCGCCCTCAAGATTACGCGAACAGGGCGCGCAGGATCATGCTGACGATGCTCATGACGATGGCACCAAAGAAGGCGGACCAGAAGCTGGCGACGTAAAAACCGGGGACTAGAAACGCCGCGAGTTGCAGCATCAGAGCGTTGATGATCAGGAGAAACAAACCGAGGGACAGGATCGAAATCGGGAAGGTGATTATTTTCAAAATGAAACCGATAGTGGCGTTGACTAAGCCGATGACGATGGGCGCGATCAACGCCGGGCCGAGGCCGCGCAACGCGATGCCGGGAAAAAGATAGGCGACGATCGCCAAGCTGGCGGCGCTGATGGCCCAATGAATGATCAAGTTGCGCATGGTTTTTTCT
The sequence above is drawn from the Deltaproteobacteria bacterium genome and encodes:
- a CDS encoding phage holin family protein, giving the protein MRNLIIHWAISAASLAIVAYLFPGIALRGLGPALIAPIVIGLVNATIGFILKIITFPISILSLGLFLLIINALMLQLAAFLVPGFYVASFWSAFFGAIVMSIVSMILRALFA